The following coding sequences are from one Lycium ferocissimum isolate CSIRO_LF1 chromosome 3, AGI_CSIRO_Lferr_CH_V1, whole genome shotgun sequence window:
- the LOC132049750 gene encoding rop guanine nucleotide exchange factor 7-like isoform X2, with product MDRLVSHQDKKREVCSLEFQPQLKHFIPLDPSTRSKKETHFSALKFKVSKSIKNLYHKAKDSKGFGSKRFEFDGIVMTNSVYCASPGFLDDKMDGYVENAGKIESLVCLSEKIGRESSSSSGFLVSNEEHSGSEDSCSPSSIAWHIQEDEVEQHCVKSDVSEEVEKPYVDTKRKLEKQGSCLSEIEMMKERFSKLLLGEDMSGCGNGVCTALAISNAITNLCATLFGQIWRLEPLPPEKKLMWRREMEWLLCVSDHIVELIPSWQTFADGSKLEVMTSRPRSDLYINLPALRKLDNMLLEILDSFRSTEFWYVDQGIVASESDGSFRNPLPRQEEKWWLPVPRVPPGGLSENARRQLQHRRDCTNQILKAAMAINSNSLAEMDVPESYLEGLPKNGKSSLGDLIHRYITSDQFSPECLLDCLDLSSEHQAFEIANRVEASIYVWRRRAHSKPFGGTHRSNSKSSWEMVKDLMVDGDKRELLADRAESLLLCLKQRFPGLPQTTLDMSKIQYNKDVGKSILESYSRVLESLAFNIIARVDDLLYTDDLNKHSDQFVPISKVGIIAHKSMGTPLSVPVNGTPYKTAFTTPSFSPSQHISPANGSKLSNRGFGVKKVLTDYLSIDSKGKDFISSDFKRSDSFSSTSQDVSATASTRSSECSREIVSPLTHDSPGKE from the exons ATGGATAGACTTGTGTCACACCAAGACAAAAAAAGAGAGGTTTGTTCTCTGGAATTTCAACCACAGCTCAAGCATTTTATTCCACTAGACCCCTCTACAAGGTCTAAGAAAGAAACTCATTTTTCTGCATTGAAGTTTAAGGTTTCAAAATCCATCAAGAATCTATATCACAAAGCTAAAGATTCAAAAGGGTTTGGTAGTAAAAGGTTTGAATTTGATGGCATTGTGATGACCAACTCAGTTTATTGTGCTTCTCCTGGTTTTCTTGATGATAAAATGGATGGTTATGTTGAAAATGCTGGAAAAATTGAGTCTTTAGTGTGTTTGAGTGAAAAGATTGGTAGAGAAAGTAGTTCAAGTTCTGGTTTTTTGGTGTCAAATGAAGAACATAGTGGGTCTGAGGATTCATGTTCTCCATCTTCAATTGCTTGGCATATTCAAGAGGATGAGGTGGAACAGCATTGTGTAAAATCTGATGTTTCTGAAGAAGTAGAGAAACCTTATGTGGATACTAAAAGGAAGTTAGAGAAACAAGGGTCTTGTTTGTCTG AGATTGAAATGATGAAGGAGAGATTCTCAAAATTGCTGTTGGGAGAAGACATGTCTGGTTGTGGAAATGGGGTTTGCACAGCACTAGCAATTTCTAATGCTATTACTAATCTATGTG CTACTCTTTTTGGGCAAATTTGGAGATTAGAACCTTTACCTCCAGAGAAAAAGTTAATGTGGAGGAGAGAAATGGAATGGCTTCTCTGTGTTAGTGATCACATTGTAGAACTCATACCCTCTTGGCAGACATTTGCTGATGGCAGCAAACTTGAG GTAATGACTTCTAGGCCACGGTCAGACCTTTACATCAACCTTCCAGCACTCCGTAAACTGGACAATATGCTCCTT GAGATATTAGACAGTTTCCGAAGCACAGAGTTCTGGTATGTTGACCAAGGAATCGTAGCCTCAGAATCTGATGGATCATTCAGAAATCCTCTCCCTCGTCAAGAGGAGAAATGGTGGCTTCCAGTTCCTAGAGTCCCCCCTGGTGGTCTCAGTGAAAATGCAAGAAGGCAGTTGCAGCACAGACGCGATTGCACAAACCAAATCCTGAAAGCTGCAATGGCCATTAATAGCAACAGCTTAGCTGAAATGGACGTGCCTGAATCATATTTGGAAGGCCTTCCTAAG AACGGAAAATCTAGCTTAGGTGATCTCATCCACCGATATATCACTTCGGACCAGTTTTCACCTGAATGTTTGCTTGACTGCCTTGATTTGTCTTCTGAGCATCAAGCATTTGAGATAGCAAATCGAGTGGAGGCTTCAATTTATGTGTGGCGGAGAAGAGCTCACTCGAAACCTTTTGGTGGTACGCATAGGTCCAATTCAAAGTCCTCATGGGAAATGGTTAAGGATTTGATGGTTGATGGTGATAAGAGGGAGCTACTTGCTGATAGAGCTGAAAGCCTTTTGCTTTGCTTAAAGCAACGGTTTCCTGGTCTTCCACAAACAACCTTAGACATGAGCAAAATTCAATATAACAAG GATGTTGGCAAATCAATTTTGGAGAGCTACTCGAGAGTTCTTGAAAGCCTGGCATTCAATATTATTGCACGTGTTGATGACCTTCTTTATACGGATGATTTGAATAAGCACTCGGATCAATTTGTGCCAATCTCCAAAGTCGGTATCATTGCTCACAAGAGCATGGGGACTCCGCTCTCAGTACCTGTCAATGGCACTCCATACAAAACAGCTTTTACCACTCCAAGCTTCTCTCCTTCCCAACATATTAGTCCTGCAAATGGCAGCAAGCTTTCTAATCGAGGCTTTGGTGTGAAAAAGGTTTTGACTGATTATTTGAGCATCGATTCAAAAGGAAAGGACTTCATCAGCAGTGATTTCAAACGATCAGATTCATTTTCAAGCACAAGTCAAGACGTTTCAGCAACCGCATCAACACGCTCTTCAGAATGTTCAAGAGAAATTGTCAGCCCATTGACACACGACTCACCGGGGAAAGAATAA
- the LOC132049750 gene encoding rop guanine nucleotide exchange factor 7-like isoform X1 gives MDRLVSHQDKKREVCSLEFQPQLKHFIPLDPSTRSKKETHFSALKFKVSKSIKNLYHKAKDSKGFGSKRFEFDGIVMTNSVYCASPGFLDDKMDGYVENAGKIESLVCLSEKIGRESSSSSGFLVSNEEHSGSEDSCSPSSIAWHIQEDEVEQHCVKSDVSEEVEKPYVDTKRKLEKQGSCLSEIEMMKERFSKLLLGEDMSGCGNGVCTALAISNAITNLCETFFPLATLFGQIWRLEPLPPEKKLMWRREMEWLLCVSDHIVELIPSWQTFADGSKLEVMTSRPRSDLYINLPALRKLDNMLLEILDSFRSTEFWYVDQGIVASESDGSFRNPLPRQEEKWWLPVPRVPPGGLSENARRQLQHRRDCTNQILKAAMAINSNSLAEMDVPESYLEGLPKNGKSSLGDLIHRYITSDQFSPECLLDCLDLSSEHQAFEIANRVEASIYVWRRRAHSKPFGGTHRSNSKSSWEMVKDLMVDGDKRELLADRAESLLLCLKQRFPGLPQTTLDMSKIQYNKDVGKSILESYSRVLESLAFNIIARVDDLLYTDDLNKHSDQFVPISKVGIIAHKSMGTPLSVPVNGTPYKTAFTTPSFSPSQHISPANGSKLSNRGFGVKKVLTDYLSIDSKGKDFISSDFKRSDSFSSTSQDVSATASTRSSECSREIVSPLTHDSPGKE, from the exons ATGGATAGACTTGTGTCACACCAAGACAAAAAAAGAGAGGTTTGTTCTCTGGAATTTCAACCACAGCTCAAGCATTTTATTCCACTAGACCCCTCTACAAGGTCTAAGAAAGAAACTCATTTTTCTGCATTGAAGTTTAAGGTTTCAAAATCCATCAAGAATCTATATCACAAAGCTAAAGATTCAAAAGGGTTTGGTAGTAAAAGGTTTGAATTTGATGGCATTGTGATGACCAACTCAGTTTATTGTGCTTCTCCTGGTTTTCTTGATGATAAAATGGATGGTTATGTTGAAAATGCTGGAAAAATTGAGTCTTTAGTGTGTTTGAGTGAAAAGATTGGTAGAGAAAGTAGTTCAAGTTCTGGTTTTTTGGTGTCAAATGAAGAACATAGTGGGTCTGAGGATTCATGTTCTCCATCTTCAATTGCTTGGCATATTCAAGAGGATGAGGTGGAACAGCATTGTGTAAAATCTGATGTTTCTGAAGAAGTAGAGAAACCTTATGTGGATACTAAAAGGAAGTTAGAGAAACAAGGGTCTTGTTTGTCTG AGATTGAAATGATGAAGGAGAGATTCTCAAAATTGCTGTTGGGAGAAGACATGTCTGGTTGTGGAAATGGGGTTTGCACAGCACTAGCAATTTCTAATGCTATTACTAATCTATGTG AGACTTTTTTTCCATTAGCTACTCTTTTTGGGCAAATTTGGAGATTAGAACCTTTACCTCCAGAGAAAAAGTTAATGTGGAGGAGAGAAATGGAATGGCTTCTCTGTGTTAGTGATCACATTGTAGAACTCATACCCTCTTGGCAGACATTTGCTGATGGCAGCAAACTTGAG GTAATGACTTCTAGGCCACGGTCAGACCTTTACATCAACCTTCCAGCACTCCGTAAACTGGACAATATGCTCCTT GAGATATTAGACAGTTTCCGAAGCACAGAGTTCTGGTATGTTGACCAAGGAATCGTAGCCTCAGAATCTGATGGATCATTCAGAAATCCTCTCCCTCGTCAAGAGGAGAAATGGTGGCTTCCAGTTCCTAGAGTCCCCCCTGGTGGTCTCAGTGAAAATGCAAGAAGGCAGTTGCAGCACAGACGCGATTGCACAAACCAAATCCTGAAAGCTGCAATGGCCATTAATAGCAACAGCTTAGCTGAAATGGACGTGCCTGAATCATATTTGGAAGGCCTTCCTAAG AACGGAAAATCTAGCTTAGGTGATCTCATCCACCGATATATCACTTCGGACCAGTTTTCACCTGAATGTTTGCTTGACTGCCTTGATTTGTCTTCTGAGCATCAAGCATTTGAGATAGCAAATCGAGTGGAGGCTTCAATTTATGTGTGGCGGAGAAGAGCTCACTCGAAACCTTTTGGTGGTACGCATAGGTCCAATTCAAAGTCCTCATGGGAAATGGTTAAGGATTTGATGGTTGATGGTGATAAGAGGGAGCTACTTGCTGATAGAGCTGAAAGCCTTTTGCTTTGCTTAAAGCAACGGTTTCCTGGTCTTCCACAAACAACCTTAGACATGAGCAAAATTCAATATAACAAG GATGTTGGCAAATCAATTTTGGAGAGCTACTCGAGAGTTCTTGAAAGCCTGGCATTCAATATTATTGCACGTGTTGATGACCTTCTTTATACGGATGATTTGAATAAGCACTCGGATCAATTTGTGCCAATCTCCAAAGTCGGTATCATTGCTCACAAGAGCATGGGGACTCCGCTCTCAGTACCTGTCAATGGCACTCCATACAAAACAGCTTTTACCACTCCAAGCTTCTCTCCTTCCCAACATATTAGTCCTGCAAATGGCAGCAAGCTTTCTAATCGAGGCTTTGGTGTGAAAAAGGTTTTGACTGATTATTTGAGCATCGATTCAAAAGGAAAGGACTTCATCAGCAGTGATTTCAAACGATCAGATTCATTTTCAAGCACAAGTCAAGACGTTTCAGCAACCGCATCAACACGCTCTTCAGAATGTTCAAGAGAAATTGTCAGCCCATTGACACACGACTCACCGGGGAAAGAATAA